One genomic window of Vibrio mangrovi includes the following:
- the ndk gene encoding nucleoside-diphosphate kinase yields MALERTFSIVKPDAVERNLIGEIYHRIEKAGLQIVAAKMVHLTEEQASGFYAEHEGKPFFESLKEFMTSGPIMVQVLEGENAIVRYRELMGKTNPEEAACGTLRADYAISMRLNSVHGSDSPESAAREIAFFFPDSEICPRVSNL; encoded by the coding sequence ATGGCCTTAGAGAGAACCTTTTCTATCGTAAAGCCAGATGCTGTTGAGCGTAATCTGATTGGTGAAATCTATCATCGCATTGAAAAAGCCGGTTTGCAGATTGTTGCGGCAAAAATGGTGCATTTAACTGAAGAACAAGCCAGTGGTTTTTATGCCGAACATGAGGGAAAACCATTTTTTGAATCGCTGAAAGAGTTCATGACTTCCGGACCAATTATGGTGCAGGTGCTTGAAGGTGAGAATGCGATTGTCCGTTATCGGGAATTAATGGGAAAAACCAACCCGGAAGAAGCGGCTTGCGGTACGCTTCGTGCTGATTACGCAATCAGTATGCGTCTGAATTCGGTTCATGGCAGTGATAGCCCTGAATCGGCAGCTCGGGAGATTGCTTTCTTTTTCCCTGATTCGGAAATTTGCCCGAGAGTCTCTAATTTATAA
- the pepB gene encoding aminopeptidase PepB — MSVNMSVYISQEKAPEQWGENATISYSESGITIHIDPSSSPLVTIQKAARKMDGQGLRNISLLGSEWDLETIWAFYQGYRDPKKLNTLTWEALAEDEQQELDARIKTSGWTRDVINKSAEEVAPRQLATMAAEFVKSLAPDTVTYRIVKDKDLLAEGWAGIFAVGRGSERTSAMLQLDYNPTGDENAPVYACLVGKGITFDSGGYSLKPSNFMTTMKSDMGGAALVTGGLGLAILRGLNKRVKLILCCAENMVSGRALKLGDIITYKNGKTVEIMNTDAEGRLVLADGLIYACEQNPEMIIDCATLTGAAKNALGVDYHALLSFDETLSHHALSVAKAENERLWPLPLESFHRDMLSSSFADLSNISSADYTPGASTAAAFLSNFVDNYQKGWLHIDCAATYRKSATDKWSAGATGIGIRTLARLLNE; from the coding sequence ATGTCTGTAAATATGTCAGTATATATAAGTCAGGAAAAAGCTCCCGAACAGTGGGGAGAAAATGCGACGATTTCCTATTCCGAATCCGGTATAACGATTCATATTGATCCATCATCTTCCCCTCTAGTGACCATTCAGAAAGCAGCCCGCAAGATGGACGGGCAAGGTCTGCGTAATATTTCATTGCTCGGAAGTGAATGGGACTTGGAAACTATCTGGGCTTTCTATCAGGGATACCGGGATCCGAAAAAATTAAACACTCTGACTTGGGAAGCTCTTGCTGAAGATGAGCAGCAGGAATTGGATGCCAGAATCAAAACTTCAGGCTGGACTAGGGATGTGATTAACAAGAGTGCTGAAGAAGTTGCTCCCCGGCAACTGGCAACAATGGCAGCGGAGTTTGTGAAGTCACTGGCACCTGATACGGTTACTTATCGTATTGTGAAAGATAAAGATCTGCTTGCTGAAGGCTGGGCTGGTATTTTTGCCGTTGGGCGTGGTTCAGAAAGAACTTCAGCAATGTTGCAACTGGATTACAACCCGACCGGAGATGAAAATGCACCGGTTTATGCCTGTCTTGTAGGGAAAGGGATTACATTCGATTCGGGTGGCTATAGCCTGAAACCTTCAAACTTCATGACAACAATGAAGTCTGACATGGGCGGAGCTGCATTGGTTACCGGCGGTCTAGGGCTGGCAATTTTGCGCGGTCTGAATAAGCGGGTGAAACTGATTTTATGTTGTGCTGAAAATATGGTTTCCGGACGGGCTCTGAAGCTGGGAGATATCATTACTTATAAGAATGGTAAAACAGTTGAAATCATGAATACCGATGCCGAAGGTCGGCTGGTTCTGGCCGATGGTCTGATCTATGCCTGCGAACAGAATCCGGAAATGATTATTGACTGTGCGACGCTGACTGGTGCTGCGAAGAATGCTCTGGGTGTCGATTATCATGCTTTATTGAGTTTTGATGAGACGCTGAGTCATCACGCACTCTCTGTGGCAAAAGCAGAAAATGAAAGATTATGGCCGTTGCCACTGGAATCGTTCCATCGGGATATGCTGTCTTCCAGTTTTGCTGACCTGTCAAATATCAGTTCTGCTGACTATACACCGGGAGCGAGTACAGCTGCTGCATTTTTATCGAACTTTGTGGACAATTACCAGAAAGGTTGGTTACATATTGACTGTGCAGCAACTTATCGTAAGTCAGCAACGGATAAGTGGTCGGCAGGGGCGACAGGAATCGGTATTCGTACCCTGGCTCGTTTACTGAATGAATAA
- the iscX gene encoding Fe-S cluster assembly protein IscX — MKWTDSRDIAIELCELYPEIDPKNVRFTDLHQWVMDLDGFDDDPNHSNEKILEAIILCWMEEID, encoded by the coding sequence ATGAAATGGACCGATTCACGGGATATTGCGATAGAGCTATGCGAACTTTATCCTGAGATTGACCCGAAGAATGTACGTTTTACCGACTTACATCAGTGGGTCATGGATTTGGATGGTTTCGATGATGATCCGAATCACTCGAATGAAAAAATTTTAGAGGCAATTATTCTGTGCTGGATGGAAGAAATTGATTAG
- the fdx gene encoding ISC system 2Fe-2S type ferredoxin gives MPKIIVLPHEELCPEGAVLEAETGETVLDVALKNGIGIEHACEKSCACTTCHVIVREGFDSLEESDELEDDMLDKAWGLEPESRLGCQAKVADEDLVIEIPKYTLNHAAEDH, from the coding sequence ATGCCAAAGATTATTGTTTTACCTCATGAAGAGTTGTGTCCGGAAGGCGCAGTACTTGAGGCTGAAACCGGAGAAACAGTTCTTGATGTAGCGCTGAAAAACGGTATTGGGATTGAGCATGCATGCGAGAAGTCGTGTGCGTGCACCACTTGCCATGTTATCGTACGGGAAGGTTTTGATTCGCTTGAAGAAAGTGATGAGCTGGAAGATGACATGCTGGATAAAGCCTGGGGGCTGGAACCCGAATCCCGGCTTGGCTGTCAGGCAAAAGTTGCTGATGAAGATCTGGTGATCGAAATCCCTAAATATACATTGAACCACGCAGCTGAAGATCATTAA